GAGCTTTACCGCAGAACCGTACTGTACGTCTTAGCAACCGATCCAATCAAAAACTCGTGATATTCGTTCTACATAGCATTGTGCTTCCGACAAACCTACAGTAAATGTCTGCGCGGTAGGACCATCGCCAAGTCTTCATGCTGAAAGCCAGCCAACTATCGCTGTGATGATAAGTACGCAGTCACTGGAGGTGATTTCACAGTTCTCTTAACATTTCGAGAAAACTGAACgataatttgttttctttttttctacagtaattAGCGGTGCAAAATGTAGAGACATCAATCATAGTTGTGCAAGATTCCGTTCTTGACGTGTTGTCGACGCGTTTTTGCACACTGTTATCGGTTGCAAACATCTGTTCATTATCTCCATCCATTCTTCCACCAGTTTGTGCcgcagtcttttttttcttcagaatatgTTCCTTCTCTATGAATTGACTTAACTTTTGGAGAAATTATACTTTTGTGTATTTGTTTCACTGCGTGCTTCATCATACAGTGTAGTATTTCGTGAAATTGTGTGActgaaaaatttggagaataaGTGAAAAAGCGGTAGGAACGCAGTTATTCACATACAACAAATAACGAGAGAAGATTTTGAGGCATCATCAAAGAGCTGAAGCGAAAACTTGTTTTTCATGATTCCCAAGTATCATTGATGAACATTGCcgtctgtatttttttttcactttttaaatttctgttgAATTTCTGGACATTTAATACTCAGTTATATATTTAATGTTCATATTTCACAtaattgaatgtttttttcgtctctgaGAAAACCACGCCTTTGtcgaatttatttctttttgtttacgctgtcacaagaaaaagaacgaagtaGTATACAAGAAAGCAAGTAGCAAATAGTACGCGAAAGTTAACAATTTGCATACTAGCCTCCAAAAAGATATGTTTACACCGATTTTAATagcaaaattgtttttgagcTATCAATACAAAACAAAGTAGTTTGTACTGCAATACGtatatacaagaaaaaatactttttgtcAAACCAATGCGGGATCGACGGTCTGGAATTTTAGCTGGAGAGCGAGATGcataactcttttttcttcgagaggCCAGTAGCTTTTGTTTTATAGGGTAGGAATAAGTGATTCGAAACGAGTTCAAAAAGTTCATTTATCGCCATAGTATGTATCGTTTATGTGCTTTGTACTTTTCTATTCACCTATTCTATCATGACATCAATAGCATATTATAAAAGTGCAACCGATGAATCTGCTATTCTAATCtcatattatttttgataTCTGTCCTTTCTCTTATTCGCCTATTGTTGTCCACACTATGGTCTCATTTCAGCAATAATCTTTGCGTCTGCTCATTTTAGTTGTCGATTGGCGTTTCCCTTTTGTTATCAGCTACCCTTAACCAGCTCTGTTTCCAGGCCACAACAATTTCGTGCTGGTTGCTCTTCATAGATGAGTTCTGATCGAAAACCTCTCCTACGGCAAGTTACTTTCTATAGTATTCGCattgaatttttgctttttttcttgaaaaatataatatcCAATCCTATTATAGTCAGAACTTTATGAGTTCTAATCCATCGTAAATCCAAGTTATTATTAGTTTGATTTCCTTAACAAAAAGGgtacttttttgaatgttgcAACGTATAAGCAActgtagaaagaaaatcattttctgtCTTGACTGTTCTAGCAAATTATGCTCTCTATCTCTTAAAAAAGGCATTTGACATGGATGACTTGGACAATAGGCACAATTGTTTAATTactggagattttttttcattagagATTAGAACAATCTTTTTCGGAAACTGTGAGGCATACTATAGTTACGATCTGACGAATCGAACTTGAGTTGTGGTGCAACCGCTCGCTATGGGATCACCGCTATCTCCAATCAGATGACGATGGTGTTGACCAAGGTCTCATCGCAGTTTCGAGTACAGCTGCCTAAACATTCCTTACACCATTAGGGCAGGTCGTTTCGATCTAAATTTGTACTACCgttgattattttttgtgcCTGGAATTTATGCGCATAGGTGTCGCAATCATCTCAATATCAAAATCACTGCAACGTGTCTGTGTTAACGACACAGCCACGTCACTGTTTTATTAccagagagaaagagagagagcaGTAAAACATGCTGAAATGTTGTCGTCCTAACGTGGTTTGCTTTCGTTTCTCCGAATAGTTTCAGTTCCCGTTTTTTGATGGATTCCGGGAACTTTTCCACCCTCGTATTGATGCTTTTTTCTACTACATTAAGGCAGCGTAGTTTAGCAGTGTGATCTGTCGGCTTCATTGACCCGCTCTTATTATAAGTAGCCTTCGAATAGGCGGTATGGCCAAGTCCCCATAATATGATTCAAACTTTCATGGAAGCTGGAAGTTTTCATGGAGAAAATGCTTGTTGTTGTAACTGTTGTCTGTTAGCAATTCGTAGCCGATCTTTTAAAATGAttgtggctttttttttctggagagcaATGCAGATGCAGTGATCGATAGTTGAAACATTATGTTTTAGGGAAGAAGGAAGCTGTTAGGCTGTCCGCAGAGTTCAACGCCCGCGCGGATGTAAACTCTGCGTGCTACCTTACTGGTATATCAGTCCTTCGTAAAAGTGATGAAACGTAATTCCTTCCCAACTTCGGtggtctatttttttctcatatgctATCCAGAAGTAGTGTTTtacactgtttttttattataatttatgaTGGGCTTGTCGATTGAATGTGGTATTGCAGGCGTCATTTATAAAGTATATCTAGGAGAGAGCGGCGGAGCAGAACTgttttttctatctctttttgaTGTGACTTCGCCTAATTCCGAGAGGAACACTTGGAGTATATCCGGAGCTTCTCCGTATCATTGCTACTAGACATTGTCATTCACGCTCATTCATGTACACACACTCATGCAGTGCGTGCGATAGAGGTGACAATACGCTCAGCACACACAAGTTTGTAGACTACCGTATTGATATACGCTGGTTCATCGTCGCGACTGTAACATGGGAAAGAAACTCAGCTACTTCAGCTCATTCCTAATGGAATTAGTGTGGCACTGTTTAAGAGCCCTTAAGCCAAACAAATGCTTTGGGCTGgctactaatttttttacactttgaaaaaattgacattTGGAAGCTGGTTTACGTCTCTTTTCCAAGGGGTGATGTAACATCTTCCTGGTTCTATAATCTTCTTAGCCGATACAAGAGTGCCGTGTCTCTGTTGTGCCTCCCCTGCAATGCAAATGGATTGAGGTCATCtctaagtgattttttttatgagtaaAAGCAACATAATACGGTACGTCAGATGACCGTCAACATCAACGAAGCGTTAGACGGGGTACCACTATTCATGCTACTGTCATTACTTTTTCCGCCGCTTAGCTGAGGGAAGCTTTTGTTCCGAGGACTTGCCTCTTCTCCTCTCCTGCTTCTGGGTCGCGGGAAATGTTGTGGTTGTAGTTGCTATCCAGATGGCCGATGCCAACGTGTAAACACTACGGCTCCGTGAGTTCGCCGCCGCAATCTGAGAAAAGCAGCCGAGACGTGCCGCCGTTCACTTCCTCTACGACAGTCACACTCTGCCTAGCAACTCATTGCCAACTTGATGTCCTTCGTTGAGGAACGGTTTCCACCCACCCTACTCCCCAAACCTCGTTCTACTAGGCTGCCACTTGTTCCAGGCCCTTAAAATTTCACCAAAGGAAAAcctgctcaatttttttcactgacaTCAAATTGAGGAATTTAGAAATTGAACTGAGTTGTTGTTTGAGTTTAGGCCCCTCTCCTCCAGCATCTGTACCAGGGAATTGAATCCGTTCCAGAAATATGGAACACTGTGATAGACCTTCGCAGTGAACCATATAGACTATAGATCTACAGATGATTATTAACGTGTGATTAAGGAACTATGAAATTGTAACGGTTATGGGCGTGCAAAAAGATAACTAGCTAATACTGTACAATAACAATGTATCAGATCAGTGTCCTTATCTCTCACGCAAACTTGTGCCCAATTAATCGACGAGTATTTATCATTGGAGGAATGGATCTATTGGTGAgtctaggacggtttcgaagcGTCGACCGTGCCTTTTGTCCTCATGAACCTCGGTAGGTTACTGGATATATTTTGTGTCCGAAAACGGGGAAGAGATTTCTGCACCATATCATGCCGATGAACAATGAAAttctacacacacacattcatggaaataaacataaatctGGCATGTTGGCGCGCAAGCAACCTGCAGCAATCGTACGACTCGATTGGACTGCAAGCACTTGTTCCCTTGCCACGGTTGTCGCAAGCCGCGCATAAGGAATGAACGAATAAGTGTTGGTCAACATAAGCTAGAAATTGCAATCGGGTTAAGACGACCTGAAGCCCGGTGCACTTGcaaaagcggctgcgctcgaagtggcgcggtgcaTTGACAGTTTTGATCATCTCCTTACTGGCTACCGGGATCCTTACTGGCTCCACTTATCGCTGCAGTAGGTGTCGTTCGCAACCTCCAGTTTaggctgcttcgagcgcagccgcttacgcaactgtactgAGCCTTAGGTccttttgacccaactataatcGCAGACTTATAGATTTTCTGTCATTGAACATGTTCTGCACCTTCCAAGATTTAATCCGCTTACGCGGCCATAATCCACGGTTTAATTTTTGGTTGATCGCTCATCAGCACTGCTCTACAACCATATATTTTACCACCTTTTTTACATCTACCTGCAATGTTTTCATAGGAAAATATTTCGCATCCAACCTCCAACCAATGGGAGGTCACAACGGAatttgaacgatttttttcagctCTTAGACATCCAGATAGAGGCTTATGAAATCATTActacaaatttttacaaaaattataattgtcAAGTGGGGTAATTACGATAATTGGCGTAATTAGTAGATTAAGCAGCCCTGTTTAGTGGGTAAGAACTTGAAAAAACCAGCTTAGTTAGCCATCAATATCACTGGTTGAGCGAAAAAGGAGATGGTAGCCTTCCACCATCTCCTTTTTCGCTTGTTTTAACGTCTTGGGAGTGATTaactttttagaaaatcaatcaatttacACGCGAATCATGTCAGCTGACCCTATTCTTCACCCATATCGTTCCTATAAACTTTGTTTTTCAGTAACGGTTCTGACATTCCCAGCATGCGAAATTGGCCACTTTTTGCATTCTTGGCAGGattggttttcttcttctatgtGTTTTACGTGTACCAAGCACAAAGCACTGAGTTTGCCATGACTCGAAGTGAACTGGACGATCAGATGCAGAAAGTTCGGAACTTGAAAAGGGAACTTTTCGGTATGTTACATGTTTagctctgttttctttcttgatttatccttttttacaCTGTGGTTCGTTTGGAAAGAAACTAATCAAACAATTTATCAAATTAATCTCTTTCTAAACCTTTTGAATCCTTTGTTTAGGGAGGACATCAAGTAGTACGAGTATTTTTGAGTACTAATATCACTTCTAAATAGATGACACATATTTTAAGTGTTGCTTTTAAGATGCAAAAGCAGAGCTCGAACGCCTAAAGTCTTCGGAAGCTTCCTTGAAATCTGAAAACGAGAAATCTAGCAAATTAAAAGAAGGTAAGATCAATTTATAGTGTCATTGAAGTTCCTATCCATTTAACTTCAGAGTGTTCGAATTCACTTCGTAGTTGTAAACTAAACACTGAGAATCTTCAAGCGCAAGTTAAAAAGGCGGAAGAAACGTCGAGGTTATAGTTTGAACAGTTCACTTACTTCTTAGTAGGAAAATGCAGTTTGATTTCCAGTCTCAAAGAGCAGCAGACCAAGGATCTTCAAGCTAAAATTGTaagctttaatttttcttttacatgcAGAGCACCTCTGAATCTCACTGTTATTGATCCTATTTGGTTCAGGATGAACTCACAAAAGCAAATGAAGATTTGAGGAAGAACGCTTCCGATcgagaagaagagagaaaacagCTTAAGGCTGAGCTGGAGAAGTAGGTGTTCTTTGTGTTGCCTCAAATGTCATCAGCTTTCAATTTCTACTTCAAATCGGTATTGCCATGCCAACAGCTTTtagactttttttcaaactagtCGTAAAACTACCACTTTTAACTGCACCACTTTTAACTGTGGTTTCAAATAGTTCAGAGTCTAAATTTCAATCAGAGACTAAAAGTCTCATTGAAACAGGTTTTCCCTGTTTTGCTCATCGAAATTGCAACGTAGAATATGTCTAAAGTTGTTTCTATTCTTGGACCTTTTCCATAGGTGTTATGTTAGTATCTTGTCGATGCGGAATTAaaaattggtgaaaaaaaactctttgagAGCTAAGGAGTTAAATGTTTCTGCACTGTTATCCTCGAAATTAAATCAtcatttgaacaaaatttttaactcACTTGCACATCCGTATCTTCGCATTCGCTTTTATGTGATACGAGTCAGAATTTTACTAGGCTGCAAAGCCAACTCAATGAGCGAAAATCACATGGTAAGGATGTCGTTGCTCCTGCTGCTGATCAAAATGTCCCAGTTGCACGAGATGATGGTGTCAGTGGCACTGAAAGGAAACAGAGGAGCTTTGAGGTACGCAAAGAGGGCGGGATAATGTAATGTGGAGTTTATCGTTCAAAATATAATATGTCTTTATCGTTAGATTTggctttttgtattttttattcgcATTTTGTCGTTCATATCTCCTTTGCAGTGTTGTTATTCTCCTTGTTTTATCGTTCGCCTCACTTAAAACTTTATTTGATGATTACTTTGCaggtggaagaaaagaaaagtgaaacgtTAAACGATAACAACACCAAAGAATTTCGTATTTCTAACGACTTAGCGGGTCTGTTCACTTCATCCTTGCATATCCTTTAATGTATCACTATTGTATTCGTTCAGGAAAAATGGGTTTGGTTGCGAAGGTTCCagaagatgagaagaaagatgCTCgttagtttcttttcttgtgtTCAACACTTTTTAGGATCGGTATTTCTTGAATACCTCCGTTTGCTAAACAAAGTTCGGAATTTTCAGCCCAAGTAGTGCCGCCACCGCAACATCATGCTCAGGAAGTCAAATCGAGACTTGCCGCTGCGGAACATGATGATGATGGTCAGGAGAAACCTGTTGTGAAAGGTGGAGATTACGAAGACAAGCTAGGTTCGTTGTTGAAAGTCTACTGAAGGAAAATAGTCAAATTTTCATCTCCTTCATGTTTACGACAGCTATTATTTCATTGGCAAATGTATACTTGCGAAGTTGTTCTTTAGTCGTACTAGTCTTTATTGATCTCTGTTAGTAGAACTTATTCATGTAATTGatcttattatatttatcCTATCTATGAAGCACCTTATCAACGTTTGATgagttttatttctatttttattttgtagacGTAGAAAAAGGAGTCGGCGATGATGTACAACCGGTGCAGTAAATCTCGGGCAACACCAGCTGTAATTTATTGAAtgctttatttgtttgttcataAATTCATTGCATTTGAGTGCCGTATGTTCTGTGATATCTTCCAGATTTCCTTGTATCTGTTGtatatctttttcttctctttttttgtttttgagaaacttagatgttttctttactttcGCTTATTTGTTGTGTTCAACTGTGTTGAAATTTCTACAGCGATTAGTTCGTTTACCACTGTGCGCTATTTCAAagataaatgtttttttttcactcctaCTACCGTTCTGAGCTTTCCGCATTCTgtttttctattaaaaaaaaagatcggtTCCATTCATATCTGGGACAATATTGACACCTCTTCCGAGCAAAGCGTATTCGAATTGTGGTTCTTTTAAATTTGGGCCGTTAAAGTTATAGGGGAACTAATCTCGTCATTTTTATCTTGATGGACTCATAAGCAATCGTTGAATACAAAACGAATAAATTGGGTCAAGGGAGTCTGTCTAAGACCACTTGAGAATTATTTGCTCCATCACTAAAATGACGAAAAAGGGACAAATTCCAAGCTGACTTCAAAACAGGGAGTGAATTTTCAAACAAGTGCGCCCAGAGAAGTGAAATCGTATCGGTCATCAACGAGTGCACAATATCCTGCTAGACGTTGTCGGATGTGTTAATATTTGTGCATGATCGTACAAAGAATACGGCGTTGATCTCGTTGGGCTATGCAtccgacttcaattcaaaattctttaatGTTTATGGCACGCTTGTGCAGCCTTAAAATGATTTGCGGTCGTTatccaatgtgtcaagtcgatGTTTTATcattccagacaagtctattACCAATTCATGGATTCCGGAAGGAGATGAGGGCTGACTGAAGTACACGCGCCCCGATTGACTCAAttgaatttggaattttctacAGAAGAAGGTAATACTATGGTTTTTTCTGGCATTTGTGTAGAAAACATCAAATCACATCTGgatatatttataatttttttcggaacaaaGTAGCCGCAAACCTTGGGCCAATAAATGGCACGTTCGGGTACGCCATATCGTAGTATTCTGAGGCAAGCTCCAAGATAGTAAAATTTTACAAGCCTTCACATCAAATTGTGGttgatgtagcgcagtcggtaaggcAGTTTATACTTTATCCGCTTtggctgcagcatgatcgaccggaggttcgattccgacCTAGTGGCAGCAGAGCCTTTCATGCCTCCAGGGTTAATATAATAGATTGgtataaacctcaaacaattctgaattgaagtaaatgcattcgtgcatcccaagcggattgattggcGCCAGACAgtttatactttatccttttatccatCATCACGTCAAATTTGTTGTAAAATttgcaaatggaaaaattagtggggttttttttcctttaatatGTACACATGCATAGAACTTGCGAGAACTTGGGAAAAAAGATCGAAAGAGCAGCAAGATCAACTATAGATCTGCGTTAACCACAAATCACTCCAGAAAAATCCCCTAAACGCACCATAATTTAACTCAGTACTACTCGCGAATGATAATGTTAACGAAATCAACGcatgttaaaaaaacaacaaaaaaaaagaaaacatttggaCGAGATGATCAGATTTTTGAGATTAGAGTCCCGAAGAACAAATTTAAAACTTAAAGAACCACATTCCCCTGTTAATCGTCGGTTCGACTGAATTATAAGAGTTATGAGGTGAATTTGCACCATAGGGAAGATCTGTGCGGTTGCTAATGTTCAGCTGCCTCAATATCGATTGAAAACGATTAGATCTCAGGGATCACATAGTCAATGATTCTTCAACTTATCATGATTTTCTGACGCGGTATATGCGTACTGTTGAAAAATACACAATATGTATTTAGCCTTACTTGTTTTAGCACTCTACAATTTGAAAACGTCCATAAATTTGAATGCATCCACAAAAAAACCGCTTTCTCAACAACTACCTCCTAATTTCTGCGAGAAACCGAAGCATATCTACAATAGTTAGAAAATGATatgaaaagacgaaaaaataaagaagcggaaaagaaagaaaaaactgttatGTTACAGTTttcgaaaagaacaaaacatcTACCATTGCACTGCTAAGGACGAAGGATCGATACCGGAGCAAAGTTCGGCGGCCGTGCCTGCGCCGAAACTTcgagaacattttcaaaaacaggGAATTCCAGCTAAGGACGTGTCTTTGGcttcattctgaaaaaaactcaGACCTTCTTTTTGTTGGTTTCTTAAGGATTGATAATCGCTTGTCGAAAATATCTTCTAGGATTTTCTGGATAGTAGTTAAACAACTACATGGCTGGATAGTGTTAAACAACTACATGGGGAACAATCTTCTGGCTCATAGGGTGTTACGAACGGAATAAAGTGATTATTAATTGATAATCACACATCTTTGTTATTTATGTATGGATTCCCGacggaagttctttttttttcggattgaTGTGTTGCTTGAAGCTTCTGGAATGGACGAGGAGACCTCATTTTAGCTGTATCATTTCGTGGAACTGGAATACAGGGAATCTAGGAGATCCACAGCAAAATGCATCTGCATCCGCTAGTGGATTCAGTCACTTGGGTGCAGCTACGTCTGTGTGCAGATTCACGGCGTACTGTACTTTTTGCAACGAGCTCTCGCTGCGAGGAGGTGTTGAGAAGTCCCTGGTCAACACTATCTTCTACTACATAGTACTGGTATCAACGCATTAGAAGATCGCTGCATTGTGATTTCCGTGCAAAGTTGCGAGAAAGTGGTTTCTGAATTGCTGTTTCGTCAAGAGGAGTCGATTGTACCGAATGCattaaaagaagtttttttccctcagaaAAAGGAATTATGAGTGAATATTTAGCGTCTGGAGTtgatgaaaagcaaaataaggaaTTGCTAAGTGTCAGCAGTCAAAAGGAGAGTGTTTACAGCTTTACATGCGTCGCGGTTTCACGGCTGAACACATCAGACGTTGACTTTACTAGTTTTtcagttaaaaattaaaatcaaagtcactggcgtatcaatccacttgggatgcgccgacgctttttttactgaaattgaatcgttgaggttttggaaggCGCGTTGGCCTATACC
The Necator americanus strain Aroian chromosome I, whole genome shotgun sequence genome window above contains:
- a CDS encoding hypothetical protein (NECATOR_CHRI.G814.T1), yielding MSSDRKPLLRNGSDIPSMRNWPLFAFLAGLVFFFYVFYVYQAQSTEFAMTRSELDDQMQKVRNLKRELFDAKAELERLKSSEASLKSENEKSSKLKEECSNSLRSCKLNTENLQAQVKKAEETSSLKEQQTKDLQAKIDELTKANEDLRKNASDREEERKQLKAELEKLQSQLNERKSHGKDVVAPAADQNVPVARDDGVSGTERKQRSFEVEEKKSETLNDNNTKEFRISNDLAGKMGLVAKVPEDEKKDAPQVVPPPQHHAQEVKSRLAAAEHDDDGQEKPVVKGGDYEDKLDVEKGVGDDVQPVQ
- a CDS encoding hypothetical protein (NECATOR_CHRI.G814.T2), producing the protein MDLLVSLGRFRSVDRAFCPHEPRNGSDIPSMRNWPLFAFLAGLVFFFYVFYVYQAQSTEFAMTRSELDDQMQKVRNLKRELFDAKAELERLKSSEASLKSENEKSSKLKEECSNSLRSCKLNTENLQAQVKKAEETSSLKEQQTKDLQAKIDELTKANEDLRKNASDREEERKQLKAELEKLQSQLNERKSHGKDVVAPAADQNVPVARDDGVSGTERKQRSFEVEEKKSETLNDNNTKEFRISNDLAGKMGLVAKVPEDEKKDAPQVVPPPQHHAQEVKSRLAAAEHDDDGQEKPVVKGGDYEDKLGSLLKVY